The following are encoded together in the Pectobacterium wasabiae CFBP 3304 genome:
- a CDS encoding glycoside hydrolase family 1 protein, which produces MKAFPEGFLWGGSVAANQVEGAWNEDGKGVSTSDLQLKGVHGPVTERDENISCIKDRAIDFYHQYPQDIQLFAEMGFKVLRTSIAWTRIYPEGDEAEPCEAGLAFYDRLFDEMAKHQIQPLITLSHYEMPYGLVKKLGGWGNRAVIDHFEKYARTVFSRYQDKVKHWLTFNEINMALHSPFTGIGLSGEPSKQDIYQAIHHQLVASARAVKACHEIIPDAKIGNMLLGAVRYPMTCHPKDVLEAQNKNREWLFFGDVQVRGTYPAWIQRYFRENAVELTITAQDKNDLSHTVDFVSFSYYMSGCATFEPEKYQSSRGNIIRLIPNPHLEASEWGWQIDPEGLRFLLNELYDRYQKPLFIVENGLGARDVVEEDGSIHDSYRIDYLRRHLVQVREAIDDGVELLGYTSWGPIDLVSAGTAQMSKRYGFIHVDRDDEGKGTLERRRKDSFYWYQDVINSNGESL; this is translated from the coding sequence ATGAAAGCATTCCCCGAAGGATTTTTATGGGGTGGTTCAGTCGCAGCAAACCAGGTCGAAGGGGCATGGAATGAAGACGGTAAAGGCGTGTCGACCTCCGATCTTCAGCTAAAAGGCGTGCATGGCCCGGTGACAGAACGCGATGAGAACATTAGCTGTATCAAAGATCGGGCAATCGATTTTTATCATCAGTACCCGCAGGATATCCAGTTATTCGCCGAAATGGGATTCAAGGTGTTGCGTACCTCCATCGCCTGGACGCGTATTTACCCCGAAGGCGATGAAGCGGAACCTTGTGAAGCCGGTCTGGCTTTCTACGATCGCCTGTTTGACGAAATGGCAAAACATCAGATTCAGCCGCTGATTACGCTGTCGCATTATGAAATGCCTTACGGTCTGGTGAAAAAACTGGGAGGCTGGGGCAACCGCGCCGTCATCGACCATTTTGAGAAATATGCACGTACCGTTTTTAGCCGCTACCAAGACAAGGTGAAGCACTGGCTGACCTTCAATGAAATCAACATGGCGCTGCACTCGCCCTTTACGGGCATCGGGCTAAGCGGCGAACCGTCGAAACAGGATATTTATCAGGCCATCCACCACCAACTGGTCGCCAGCGCACGCGCGGTGAAAGCCTGTCACGAGATCATCCCGGATGCCAAAATCGGCAACATGCTGCTGGGCGCGGTGCGCTACCCCATGACCTGCCATCCGAAAGATGTGCTGGAAGCGCAGAACAAGAATCGGGAGTGGCTGTTCTTCGGTGATGTACAGGTGCGCGGCACCTATCCAGCCTGGATTCAGCGCTATTTCCGGGAAAATGCCGTCGAACTCACCATTACCGCACAGGACAAAAACGATCTGAGCCACACCGTAGACTTCGTTTCATTCAGCTATTACATGAGCGGCTGTGCGACCTTCGAACCGGAAAAATACCAGTCTTCACGTGGCAACATCATCCGCCTGATCCCCAACCCGCACCTTGAGGCGTCCGAATGGGGCTGGCAGATCGACCCTGAAGGTCTGCGTTTCCTGCTGAACGAGCTGTATGACCGCTATCAGAAACCGCTGTTCATCGTGGAAAACGGGCTGGGCGCACGTGACGTGGTGGAAGAGGATGGCAGCATTCACGACAGCTACCGCATTGATTATCTGCGTCGTCATCTGGTTCAGGTACGTGAGGCTATCGATGATGGTGTCGAACTGCTGGGCTACACCAGTTGGGGGCCAATCGATCTGGTCAGCGCAGGCACGGCGCAGATGTCAAAACGCTACGGTTTTATTCATGTCGATCGCGATGATGAAGGCAAAGGCACGCTGGAACGTCGGCGTAAAGACAGCTTCTACTGGTATCAGGATGTAATTAACAGCAACGGAGAATCGTTGTAA
- a CDS encoding type 1 glutamine amidotransferase domain-containing protein, with protein MSIIKRCTGLIAAIAVFAAASPVFAQNTQKEEKVLIVVSSLDKKTPELVGGFWFPELTHPVEVFDKAGLDYDIASPKGGLPPFDGFDLKDQASLDFWTNPEHRNKLANSIPLAKVDPAKYTAILLVGGHGPMWDFANNPQLINIVRTMYENNKIISAVCHGPAGLLNVKLSNGELLIKGRHLTGFTAEEEAFRHYDKIVPFELEAALKKDGATFEEAPIFENKVVVDGRLITGQNPASAKALGEAVVKALQAKA; from the coding sequence ATGTCAATAATAAAGCGTTGTACAGGTCTTATCGCCGCGATTGCTGTATTTGCCGCAGCCTCCCCCGTTTTTGCCCAGAATACTCAGAAAGAAGAGAAAGTCTTAATCGTCGTTTCCAGTCTGGATAAAAAGACGCCAGAACTTGTGGGCGGTTTCTGGTTTCCAGAACTCACTCATCCGGTTGAAGTCTTTGATAAAGCTGGGCTGGATTATGATATCGCCAGCCCCAAAGGAGGATTACCGCCCTTCGACGGGTTTGATCTCAAAGATCAGGCGAGTCTGGATTTCTGGACTAACCCAGAACACCGTAACAAACTGGCTAATTCAATCCCGCTCGCCAAGGTTGATCCTGCTAAGTACACCGCGATCTTGCTCGTCGGTGGACATGGGCCGATGTGGGATTTCGCAAACAATCCTCAGTTGATCAATATTGTACGTACGATGTATGAGAACAATAAGATCATCAGCGCAGTCTGCCACGGCCCGGCGGGATTGCTGAATGTGAAACTCAGCAACGGCGAGCTGTTAATTAAAGGGCGTCACCTTACCGGATTTACCGCAGAGGAAGAGGCTTTCCGTCACTACGACAAGATTGTTCCTTTTGAACTTGAGGCCGCGCTGAAAAAGGATGGCGCAACATTCGAAGAAGCGCCGATCTTTGAAAATAAAGTCGTCGTTGACGGACGACTGATCACCGGCCAAAACCCAGCATCCGCTAAAGCGCTGGGAGAAGCTGTCGTCAAGGCCCTGCAAGCGAAGGCCTAG